The DNA window CTTGAGCGCCTCCACGGCGTTGCGTTCCTTGCCCGGGTCGGGGACGACGATAAGGCTGAAGGGCGCCCCCCTGGTCGTGTTCCACACGGATTCCATGGCCGCGAGCTTGGTGGGCTGTGAGCGGGCGACGCTTGAGCCGTGGAAGTCGCCGATGACGAATACAAGCAGGGCGCTGGCCAGCCCGAAAGCGGCGGCCGTCCTGAAAGAGGCCGTGAAGAAGCGAGTGTTGCTTTTTCTCAGGAGATGCCACGCCGAGACACCCATCACGAAGAACGCCGCCACCACGTAGCCCGCCATCAGGGTATGGCCGAACTTGAGCCAGCCGTACTCGTTGGTGGCCATGGCCATGAAATCCACCATCTCCGCCCTGCCGCCCCGCAGGGCATAGCCCACCGGCTTCTGCATCCAGCCGTTTGCAAGCAGAATCCAGAGCGCCGAGAGGTTCGTCGCGATGGCCACCAGCCAGATGGAAAGCGCATGGACCCGCTTGGAGACCCTGTTCCAGCCGAATATCCAGAGGCCTATGAAGGTGGACTCCAGAAAGAAAGCCACGGTGGCCTCGATGGCCAGGGGGGCGCCGAAGATATCGCCGACGTACCGGGAGTACTCGGCCCAGTTCATCCCGAACTGAAACTCCAGGGTGATGCCGGTTACGATGCCCAGGGCGAAATTGATGAGGAAGAGTTTTCCCCAGAACTTCGTCATCCTCAGGTACATCTCGTCGCCCGAGCGCACGTAGCGGGTCTCCATGTAGGCGACGAGGATGGAGAGCCCCAGGGTCAAGGGGACAAAAATGAAGTGAAAGCCGGTCGTAAGCGCGAACTGAAGCCTGCTTAAACTCACTGCATCCATTACCCTCACCTCCAGCGGGGGTTTGACCCTGAGCGGGTTCTGCCCCCATTTTTCACCGATTTCCGCGACTTGTCAACAAACAGGACAAAAACGGTCCTGCTTCGGCGCAAAATTTTTTCAGGATGCCAGATCCTTCATGGTCACCTTGCGCAGCTCGTTCTCGACCTCGCCCCTGAGCCTTGTCCACACGGGATGCACCGTGCAGGTGCTGCTCAGGCCGCACTTTTCCCCTTCCACGGCACAGAGGTTGATGGCCACGGGGCCCTGGATGGCCGAGACCACGTCAAGGAGCGTGACGTCCTCGGGTCTCCGGGCAAGGCGGTAGCCTCCGCCCGCGCCCCGGACGGAGGCCACGAGGTGGGCGAGATGGAGCCTCTGCAGTATCTTGGCGAGAAACGTCTTCGGCACGGACATGGCCCGGGCGATTTCGCCGGCACTTGAGGAGCGCTCGGTGTTTCCGGCCAGATAGAGAACGCATCGCACGGCGTAATCCGCTTCCCTGGTGATGAGCATCAGGACCTGGGTGTCTTCGCCGCAAAAGGGCCTCGGCGCATGGGCGGCCCGCCATCCCGGCGGTTTTCGGAAGAAATTCGGTGCAAATCCTTCATTTTGGTGCCACAGCAATCAGGATAACTTATGTCCTATTTATAGCGAGGGCGAAAAAGATTGTCAAGGGAAAAATTCGGGCTCGAGGGGGCCGGCGAGAAAAAGAACGGCCCCTTCTTCAGAAGAAGGGGCCGTTCACGTGATAGGGGTCAGGCTTGCCCTGAAAGCCTGGTCACCAGCACGGGGATGCCGGAAAGCCCGATGACCTTCTCCGTGACGCTGCCCATGAGGAGCTTCTTCACACCGGAACGTCCGTGGGAGCCCATGAAGATGACATCGGCCTTCTTCTCGCCGGCCGCCTCGATGATGCACTGATGGGCGTCGCCCTCCTTGACCAGGGCCTCGGCCCGAAGGCCCGCCTCCCCGGCCTTGCGGGAAGCCGCCTCGGCGGCACTCCTTGCCTTCTCGATGAGCTTTTCCGCCAGGTCGGGGGCCTGGGCATGGAGCTCGTCGTTCATGACGGCGGCGGACAGCACCGTAAGAGCGCTCCCATGGGAGAGGCCGAAGTCCACGGCG is part of the Nitrospirota bacterium genome and encodes:
- a CDS encoding cytochrome ubiquinol oxidase subunit I, with product MDAVSLSRLQFALTTGFHFIFVPLTLGLSILVAYMETRYVRSGDEMYLRMTKFWGKLFLINFALGIVTGITLEFQFGMNWAEYSRYVGDIFGAPLAIEATVAFFLESTFIGLWIFGWNRVSKRVHALSIWLVAIATNLSALWILLANGWMQKPVGYALRGGRAEMVDFMAMATNEYGWLKFGHTLMAGYVVAAFFVMGVSAWHLLRKSNTRFFTASFRTAAAFGLASALLVFVIGDFHGSSVARSQPTKLAAMESVWNTTRGAPFSLIVVPDPGKERNAVEALKIPKLVSFLAYRDPNAKVLGLKAFPPADRPPVLPVFLSFRGMLGLGLLFIALTLFAFIYSRREGLESRRTLLRVMLYALPLPYLASELGWIVAEMGRQPWVVYGLLRTSDGVSASVASSQVAFSLAGFTLVYGLLGALDVSLLAKYARKGPEGGTEGFAPQTTQEA
- a CDS encoding Rrf2 family transcriptional regulator, with product MLITREADYAVRCVLYLAGNTERSSSAGEIARAMSVPKTFLAKILQRLHLAHLVASVRGAGGGYRLARRPEDVTLLDVVSAIQGPVAINLCAVEGEKCGLSSTCTVHPVWTRLRGEVENELRKVTMKDLAS